A window of Cryptosporidium parvum Iowa II chromosome 1, whole genome shotgun sequence contains these coding sequences:
- a CDS encoding transducin / WD-40 repeat protein family — MFEKDDSANINQLLQKSSAPDVDDAIFNHYDLNKVTLNEQINSFSCSSTAFDLNFNFQNKNISSKKVDKRTKFGQKQEIYFENLSQHIGEKKLKPSSKKSKYNYIGPWRKDQKEKVITENIIFRTEEDFGVNNLESEFNDETQESDTDDSLTDEKYAESTFLGKERTDYQNRSWIISPNETKERLPNEQCYAPKKLIKVIRAHSLGVQAIRFIPKTGHLLLSAGLDSQIKIWSSDSKCIYIYHGHKNAVRDIQFSNKQRDCKSFYSCGYDKQILFWDAEYGKTKWKILNDKTPYCVSVHPKNEQSIIVGFSNKKAIQYDTRSNEVVQVYNEHQGAVNTVTFCEDGKKFVTTSDDKKMFVWDVGIPIVVKHIADPLMQSMPYVALHSDGQHLVCQSMDNKILVYDTHANYRCIKKRFTGLKNSGYAIQCDVSPDGQYIISGDINGKVHFWDWKTTKNFRSFNAHEGVSIGCQWHPVFPSRIASCGWDGTIKIWE; from the coding sequence ATGTTTGAAAAAGATGATTCAGCGAATATTAATCAACTCTTACAAAAAAGCTCTGCACCAGACGTAGATGATGCTATATTTAATCATTATGATCTGAATAAAGTAACTCTAAATGAGCAAATAAATTCCTTTTCTTGCTCTTCAACCGCATTCGACTTAAACTTTAactttcaaaataaaaatataagcTCAAAGAAAGTAGATAAAAGAACTAAATTTGGTCAGAAacaagaaatttattttgagaatttaaGCCAACATATAGgtgaaaaaaaactaaaGCCTTCATCGAAGAAGAGCAAGTATAATTACATTGGACCGTGGAGAAAagatcaaaaagaaaaagtcATTACAGAGAATATCATATTTCGGACTGAAGAAGATTTTGGAGTTAACAATTTGGAAAGTGAATTTAATGATGAGACTCAAGAATCAGATACCGATGATTCGTTGACAGACGAAAAGTATGCCGAAAGTACATTCCTTGGCAAGGAACGTACTGATTATCAAAATAGATCTTGGATTATCTCTCCAAATGAAACCAAAGAAAGGCTTCCTAATGAACAATGTTATGCCCCTAAGAAACTTATTAAAGTTATAAGGGCTCACTCTTTGGGTGTTCAAGCTATTAGATTCATTCCAAAAACTGGGCACCTATTATTATCTGCAGGGTTGGATTCtcaaataaagatttgGAGCTCTGATAGCAAGtgtatttatatttaccATGGGCACAAAAACGCAGTTAGAGATATTCAGttttcaaataaacaaaGGGACTGTAAAAGTTTCTATAGTTGTGGATATGACAAACAAATATTGTTTTGGGATGCAGAATATGGAAAAACGAAGTggaaaattttgaatgataAGACGCCGTACTGTGTTTCAGTTCATCCAAAGAATGAGCAAAGTATTATTGTTGGCTTTAGCAACAAAAAGGCTATTCAATACGACACAAGATCTAATGAAGTTGTACAAGTGTACAATGAACATCAGGGAGCGGTAAATACTGTTACATTTTGCGAAGACGGCAAAAAGTTTGTTACAACTTCAGACGATAAAAAGATGTTCGTTTGGGATGTTGGAATACCAATTGTAGTGAAGCATATCGCTGACCCATTAATGCAATCAATGCCATATGTCGCTTTGCATTCTGATGGGCAGCATTTAGTTTGTCAAAGTATGGATAACAAAATTTTAGTTTATGATACGCATGCCAATTATAGATGTATTAAAAAGCGCTTCACTGGACTTAAAAATTCAGGGTACGCAATTCAATGCGATGTAAGCCCAGATGGACAGTATATAATATCTGGTGATATTAATGGAAAGGTTCATTTTTGGGATTGGAAAACTACAAAAAATTTTAGAAGTTTTAATGCCCATGAAGGGGTAAGCATAGGTTGTCAGTGGCACCCTGTTTTCCCTTCACGCATTGCTTCTTGCGGTTGGGATGGAACTATAAAAATCTGGGAGTAA
- a CDS encoding RING-H2 finger containing membrane associated protein, 8x transmembrane domain gives MENNNSRSEPSIFHASIIDRINNLDLSILNFSAERNSRNLFFTFFVFFVIIILSFENKFQGNGSIVASSTITSSAFYFGEFQMNTYLDNYHGNPQDKNGLFAGSKSITAIYGNSKWQLEWTKSSISSKSALVSLIIQLDKNGKAYNWNFEKIIAEDELNMVFTSKVNETPTNQIRNSDSTYCLLEIDISNDTNLVNQIFPQKENEKYKFRGSNINEKGEGKNQIEFIIKSLDCNFNVLLKGEPFSMSLFRLNIIHFSFIYNLKVLMEIRGSVIQLVHSNSPVIGASFVSNTSISCLFMQIILDILECVFILYCSFALPSLLFSSFSLMILFKWIHIFYIEIKYLFWIWKSNYLQNAPSTEIPIITTQFYRRLYVFLFGIVLFFILLFGICNSSIVFSTFAKSLSERNIIIIQSVPYCIYVSLFLFLIPQILNDLLANTIHLNSTLPLHPYFILTSLIGKAFVPIYVWGYSNSIFNAPVFQYLNITPISTKNSSLLSIFIFLITSIQMIIYFVQLKFGPKCLIPKIFRPRPYNYFRLTSKDIYNGASNEDTREVNIPIDGELNSESLNGSKVNFVQDNISHTEPSGLEEIELTNFNDRTHTNKLCVICMVNVSIFKDFDHELCAVCTPCDHIFHQKCLKQWMSVKLECPTCRRQIPPFDTK, from the coding sequence atggaaaataataattcaaggTCGGAGCCCAGCATATTTCATGCATCAATAATTGATCGAATAAATAACCTCGATCTTTCAATCTTGAACTTTTCAGCTGAAAGAAACtcaagaaatttattttttacaTTTTTCGTTTTctttgtaataataattcttagttttgaaaataaatttcaagGCAATGGATCCATTGTTGCCAGTTCGACCATTACTTCATCTGCTTTTTACTTTGGTGAATTTCAAATGAACACTTATTTGGATAATTATCACGGGAATCCCCAAGATAAAAATGGCTTATTCGCGGGTAGCAAATCAATAACAGCTATTTATGGCAATTCAAAATGGCAGCTTGAATGGACGAAGTCAAGTATTTCCTCAAAATCTGCATTGGTTTCGTTAATTATACAGCTGGACAAAAATGGGAAAGCATACAACTGGAACTTTGAAAAGATTATTGCTGAAGATGAGTTAAATATGGTATTTACTAGCAAAGTGAATGAAACTCCAACAAACCAAATTCGAAACTCAGATTCAACTTACTGTCTTCTGGAAATTGATATCTCTAATGACACCAACTTAGTTAATCAAATATTCCCACAGAaggaaaatgaaaaatataaatttagaGGTAGTAATATAAACGAAAAAGGGGAAGGTAAAAACCAAATagaatttataattaaatctcTGGATTGCAACTTCAATGTACTTTTGAAAGGTGAGCCATTCTCAATGAGTTTGTTCAGACTAAATATTATCCACTTCTCATtcatatataatttaaaggTACTTATGGAAATTAGAGGAAGCGTAATACAGCTTGTACACAGTAATTCACCAGTTATTGGGGCAAGCTTCGTCAGTAATACATCTATTTCTTGTTTATTTATGCAGATTATATTAGATATACTGGAATgtgtatttattttatattgcTCATTTGCTCTACCTTCACTACTGTTTTCTTCGTTTTCACTTATGATACTTTTTAAATGGATCCACATTTTTTACATAGaaataaagtatttattttggatttggaagtcaaattatttacaaaatgCTCCTTCAACTGAAATACCTATCATTACAACACAATTTTATAGAAGGCTCTATGTATTTCTATTTGGAATAGTGCTTTTCTTTATACTTCTATTCGGAATATGCAATTCAAGTATAGTATTTAGCACTTTTGCAAAGAGTCTAAGTGAgagaaatataataatcattcAATCCGTGCCATATTGTATTTATGTATcactatttttatttctcaTTCCTCAAATTCTAAATGACCTACTTGCTAATACTATTCATTTGAATTCAACTCTACCGCTCCACCCATATTTTATACTTACATCTTTAATTGGCAAGGCATTCGTTCCTATTTACGTTTGGGGATATTCTAATTCGATATTCAATGCTCCAGTATTCCagtatttgaatattacGCCTATCTCAACAAAGAACTCTTCATTACTATctattttcatatttttaattacttcaatacaaatgataatttattttgtgCAATTAAAATTTGGACCAAAGTGTTTAATTCCGAAGATATTCAGGCCAAGACCgtataattatttcagaTTAACAAGTAAAGACATCTACAATGGAGCTTCAAATGAGGATACACGAGAGGTTAATATTCCTATTGATGGAGAATTAAATTCTGAATCGTTAAATGGATCTAAGGTTAACTTTGTTCAGGATAATATTTCACATACTGAACCATCAGGacttgaagaaattgaattaacCAATTTCAACGATAGAACGCATACAAATAAGCTCTGTGTGATTTGTATGGTGAATGTTTCTATATTTAAGGACTTTGATCACGAATTGTGCGCAGTTTGCACTCCCTGTGATCATATATTCCACCAAAAATGCCTTAAACAATGGATGAGCGTTAAGCTAGAATGTCCAACATGCCGTAGGCAAATACCTCCATTCGATACTAAATGA